From Pelmatolapia mariae isolate MD_Pm_ZW linkage group LG1, Pm_UMD_F_2, whole genome shotgun sequence, one genomic window encodes:
- the prc1b gene encoding protein regulator of cytokinesis 1b isoform X3 has protein sequence MRKSEVLAAEAVSCLNKALCHLKDIWEEIGIPEDQRLQRTNVVKSHIKNLLDMMIQEEESLRKRLILSLQTCKTEMEKLCLELQLPVFEEEAGISMLQQEKNIRTQVEVLIKEKAQRMQQLKALLEQDQDLCDVLCSVPYGIAPDSVPSLETLDNFHQHIANQNEERVKRHAEFTELKKQIILYMEELDRVPETSFEKDVVCEEEDSFCLSRDNITSLKLLLCQLEERKAENEAMCESHREKIQQLWDRLQVPQQEREAFSQHMVTSKKRNLDALQTEVQRLEELKLQNIRNVIDAIRSEIAVFWEKCFLSTDQRQAFTPYFSEDFTEDLLSLHDAEIQHLKQHYEDHKELFEGVQQWEQSWRLFLELEKKATDPSRFTNRGGNLLKEEKQRSDLLKSLPKIEKRLKAQIDTWEQEQGRDFQVSGQKFLQYVEEQWELHRIEKEKEKLERHIKKSKQTEEDMLYGTTVRTPTKRRFLGAATPNKSRKMGNATSSISSGTSNSTMRSVYGGTVCRSPAPRPPLSANKSLAVRTPGGCKPPHPRLQGCNKENEAQLKGSSPLRARPVQDLRRQDPARHPELHHHHQPLTSPL, from the exons AATTTATTAGACATGATGATTCAAGAAGAGGAATCTCTGAGAAAGAGGCTCATCCTTAGCCTTCAGACATGCAAAACAGAAATGGAGAAACTCTGCTTGGAGCTTCAGCTGCCCGTGTTCGAG GAAGAGGCTGGCATCAGCATGCTCCAGCAAGAGAAGAACATCCGCACACAGGTGGAGGTCCTGATAAAGGAGAAGGCTCAGCGGATGCAgcagctgaaggctctgctggAGCAGGACCAGGACCTGTGCGACGTCCTGTGCTCCGTGCCGTACGGCATCGCTCCCGACTCCGTCCCCTCACTGGAAACACTGGACAACTTCCACCAGCACATCGCCAACCAGAACGAAGAGAGG GTGAAGCGACACGCTGAGTTCACGGAGCTCAAAAAGCAGATCATTTTATACATGGAGGAGCTGGACCGTGTCCCCGAAACCAGCTTCGAGAAGGACGTGGTCTGTGAGGAGGAGGACTCTTTCTGCCTCTCCAGAGACAACATTACGTCACTCAAACTGCTTCTTTGCCAG CTTGAGGAACGCAAGGCAGAGAACGAGGCCATGTGTGAGAGTCACAGAGAGAAGATCCAGCAGCTGTGGGACAGACTGCAGGTTccacagcaggagagggaggctTTCAGCCAACACATGGTCACGTCCAAGAAGAGGAATTTGGACGCG TTACAAACAGAAGTCCAGCGTCTCGAGGAGctcaaactgcaaaacatccgCAATGTCATAGATGCCATCCGCTCTGAGATCGCTGTCTTCTGGGAGAAGTGCTTCCTTAGCACAGACCAGCGGCAGGCTTTCACACCATATTTTAGTG AGGACTTTACTGAAGATCTGTTAAGTCTACACGATGCTGAGATCCAGCACTTGAAGCAGCATTATGAGGATCACAAAGAGCTTTTTGAAGGGGTTCAGCAGTGGGAGCAAAGCTGGAGACTCTTCCTGGAGCTGGAG aAAAAAGCAACAGATCCATCGAGGTTCACTAACAGAGGAGGAAATCTCCTCAAAGAGGAGAAACAGAGATCTGACCTGCTTAAAAGCCTGCCAAAG ATTGAAAAGAGATTAAAAGCCCAGATCGACACTTGGGAGCAGGAGCAGGGTCGAGACTTTCAAGTAAGCGGCCAGAAGTTTCTGCAGTACGTGGAGGAGCAGTGGGAGCTGCACCGAatagagaaggagaaggagaagctgGAGAGG CACAttaagaaaagcaaacaaacggAGGAGGACATGTTGTACGGGACCACAGTACGAACTCCAACCAAGCGCAGGTTCCTGGGCGCCGCCACCCCAAATAAATCACGAAAGATG GGTAATGCGACCTCCAGCATTTCTAGTGGCACCTCTAACAGCACAATGCGCTCTGTCTATGGCGGGACTGTCTGCCGCTCGCCGGCGCCGCGCCCTCCCCTCTCAGCAAACAAG AGCCTGGCAGTGCGGACTCCGGGGGGCTGTAAACCCCCCCACCCGAGACTGCAGGGATGCAACAAAGAGAATGAGGCACAGCTGAAGGGCAGCAGCCCTCTGAGGG CGAGACCTGTCCAAGACCTCCGACGCCAAGATCCAGCACGGCATCCTgaactccaccaccaccaccaacctTTGACCTCTCCGCTCTGA
- the prc1b gene encoding protein regulator of cytokinesis 1b isoform X2, translated as MRKSEVLAAEAVSCLNKALCHLKDIWEEIGIPEDQRLQRTNVVKSHIKNLLDMMIQEEESLRKRLILSLQTCKTEMEKLCLELQLPVFEEEAGISMLQQEKNIRTQVEVLIKEKAQRMQQLKALLEQDQDLCDVLCSVPYGIAPDSVPSLETLDNFHQHIANQNEERVKRHAEFTELKKQIILYMEELDRVPETSFEKDVVCEEEDSFCLSRDNITSLKLLLCQLEERKAENEAMCESHREKIQQLWDRLQVPQQEREAFSQHMVTSKKRNLDALQTEVQRLEELKLQNIRNVIDAIRSEIAVFWEKCFLSTDQRQAFTPYFSEDFTEDLLSLHDAEIQHLKQHYEDHKELFEGVQQWEQSWRLFLELEKKATDPSRFTNRGGNLLKEEKQRSDLLKSLPKIEKRLKAQIDTWEQEQGRDFQVSGQKFLQYVEEQWELHRIEKEKEKLERHIKKSKQTEEDMLYGTTVRTPTKRRFLGAATPNKSRKMGNATSSISSGTSNSTMRSVYGGTVCRSPAPRPPLSANKSLAVRTPGGCKPPHPRLQGCNKENEAQLKGSSPLRGALLTPASPQRNFSIASVASTYSEFVRDLSKTSDAKIQHGILNSTTTTNL; from the exons AATTTATTAGACATGATGATTCAAGAAGAGGAATCTCTGAGAAAGAGGCTCATCCTTAGCCTTCAGACATGCAAAACAGAAATGGAGAAACTCTGCTTGGAGCTTCAGCTGCCCGTGTTCGAG GAAGAGGCTGGCATCAGCATGCTCCAGCAAGAGAAGAACATCCGCACACAGGTGGAGGTCCTGATAAAGGAGAAGGCTCAGCGGATGCAgcagctgaaggctctgctggAGCAGGACCAGGACCTGTGCGACGTCCTGTGCTCCGTGCCGTACGGCATCGCTCCCGACTCCGTCCCCTCACTGGAAACACTGGACAACTTCCACCAGCACATCGCCAACCAGAACGAAGAGAGG GTGAAGCGACACGCTGAGTTCACGGAGCTCAAAAAGCAGATCATTTTATACATGGAGGAGCTGGACCGTGTCCCCGAAACCAGCTTCGAGAAGGACGTGGTCTGTGAGGAGGAGGACTCTTTCTGCCTCTCCAGAGACAACATTACGTCACTCAAACTGCTTCTTTGCCAG CTTGAGGAACGCAAGGCAGAGAACGAGGCCATGTGTGAGAGTCACAGAGAGAAGATCCAGCAGCTGTGGGACAGACTGCAGGTTccacagcaggagagggaggctTTCAGCCAACACATGGTCACGTCCAAGAAGAGGAATTTGGACGCG TTACAAACAGAAGTCCAGCGTCTCGAGGAGctcaaactgcaaaacatccgCAATGTCATAGATGCCATCCGCTCTGAGATCGCTGTCTTCTGGGAGAAGTGCTTCCTTAGCACAGACCAGCGGCAGGCTTTCACACCATATTTTAGTG AGGACTTTACTGAAGATCTGTTAAGTCTACACGATGCTGAGATCCAGCACTTGAAGCAGCATTATGAGGATCACAAAGAGCTTTTTGAAGGGGTTCAGCAGTGGGAGCAAAGCTGGAGACTCTTCCTGGAGCTGGAG aAAAAAGCAACAGATCCATCGAGGTTCACTAACAGAGGAGGAAATCTCCTCAAAGAGGAGAAACAGAGATCTGACCTGCTTAAAAGCCTGCCAAAG ATTGAAAAGAGATTAAAAGCCCAGATCGACACTTGGGAGCAGGAGCAGGGTCGAGACTTTCAAGTAAGCGGCCAGAAGTTTCTGCAGTACGTGGAGGAGCAGTGGGAGCTGCACCGAatagagaaggagaaggagaagctgGAGAGG CACAttaagaaaagcaaacaaacggAGGAGGACATGTTGTACGGGACCACAGTACGAACTCCAACCAAGCGCAGGTTCCTGGGCGCCGCCACCCCAAATAAATCACGAAAGATG GGTAATGCGACCTCCAGCATTTCTAGTGGCACCTCTAACAGCACAATGCGCTCTGTCTATGGCGGGACTGTCTGCCGCTCGCCGGCGCCGCGCCCTCCCCTCTCAGCAAACAAG AGCCTGGCAGTGCGGACTCCGGGGGGCTGTAAACCCCCCCACCCGAGACTGCAGGGATGCAACAAAGAGAATGAGGCACAGCTGAAGGGCAGCAGCCCTCTGAGGGGTGCGTTGCTGACTCCTGCTAGTCCACAGCGTAACTTCAGCATAGCCTCTGTTGCCAGCACATACTCAGAGTTTGTG CGAGACCTGTCCAAGACCTCCGACGCCAAGATCCAGCACGGCATCCTgaactccaccaccaccaccaacctTTGA
- the prc1b gene encoding protein regulator of cytokinesis 1b isoform X1, with protein MRKSEVLAAEAVSCLNKALCHLKDIWEEIGIPEDQRLQRTNVVKSHIKNLLDMMIQEEESLRKRLILSLQTCKTEMEKLCLELQLPVFEEEAGISMLQQEKNIRTQVEVLIKEKAQRMQQLKALLEQDQDLCDVLCSVPYGIAPDSVPSLETLDNFHQHIANQNEERVKRHAEFTELKKQIILYMEELDRVPETSFEKDVVCEEEDSFCLSRDNITSLKLLLCQLEERKAENEAMCESHREKIQQLWDRLQVPQQEREAFSQHMVTSKKRNLDALQTEVQRLEELKLQNIRNVIDAIRSEIAVFWEKCFLSTDQRQAFTPYFSEDFTEDLLSLHDAEIQHLKQHYEDHKELFEGVQQWEQSWRLFLELEKKATDPSRFTNRGGNLLKEEKQRSDLLKSLPKIEKRLKAQIDTWEQEQGRDFQVSGQKFLQYVEEQWELHRIEKEKEKLERHIKKSKQTEEDMLYGTTVRTPTKRRFLGAATPNKSRKMGNATSSISSGTSNSTMRSVYGGTVCRSPAPRPPLSANKSLAVRTPGGCKPPHPRLQGCNKENEAQLKGSSPLRGALLTPASPQRNFSIASVASTYSEFVRDLVSTESVQSSETCPRPPTPRSSTAS; from the exons AATTTATTAGACATGATGATTCAAGAAGAGGAATCTCTGAGAAAGAGGCTCATCCTTAGCCTTCAGACATGCAAAACAGAAATGGAGAAACTCTGCTTGGAGCTTCAGCTGCCCGTGTTCGAG GAAGAGGCTGGCATCAGCATGCTCCAGCAAGAGAAGAACATCCGCACACAGGTGGAGGTCCTGATAAAGGAGAAGGCTCAGCGGATGCAgcagctgaaggctctgctggAGCAGGACCAGGACCTGTGCGACGTCCTGTGCTCCGTGCCGTACGGCATCGCTCCCGACTCCGTCCCCTCACTGGAAACACTGGACAACTTCCACCAGCACATCGCCAACCAGAACGAAGAGAGG GTGAAGCGACACGCTGAGTTCACGGAGCTCAAAAAGCAGATCATTTTATACATGGAGGAGCTGGACCGTGTCCCCGAAACCAGCTTCGAGAAGGACGTGGTCTGTGAGGAGGAGGACTCTTTCTGCCTCTCCAGAGACAACATTACGTCACTCAAACTGCTTCTTTGCCAG CTTGAGGAACGCAAGGCAGAGAACGAGGCCATGTGTGAGAGTCACAGAGAGAAGATCCAGCAGCTGTGGGACAGACTGCAGGTTccacagcaggagagggaggctTTCAGCCAACACATGGTCACGTCCAAGAAGAGGAATTTGGACGCG TTACAAACAGAAGTCCAGCGTCTCGAGGAGctcaaactgcaaaacatccgCAATGTCATAGATGCCATCCGCTCTGAGATCGCTGTCTTCTGGGAGAAGTGCTTCCTTAGCACAGACCAGCGGCAGGCTTTCACACCATATTTTAGTG AGGACTTTACTGAAGATCTGTTAAGTCTACACGATGCTGAGATCCAGCACTTGAAGCAGCATTATGAGGATCACAAAGAGCTTTTTGAAGGGGTTCAGCAGTGGGAGCAAAGCTGGAGACTCTTCCTGGAGCTGGAG aAAAAAGCAACAGATCCATCGAGGTTCACTAACAGAGGAGGAAATCTCCTCAAAGAGGAGAAACAGAGATCTGACCTGCTTAAAAGCCTGCCAAAG ATTGAAAAGAGATTAAAAGCCCAGATCGACACTTGGGAGCAGGAGCAGGGTCGAGACTTTCAAGTAAGCGGCCAGAAGTTTCTGCAGTACGTGGAGGAGCAGTGGGAGCTGCACCGAatagagaaggagaaggagaagctgGAGAGG CACAttaagaaaagcaaacaaacggAGGAGGACATGTTGTACGGGACCACAGTACGAACTCCAACCAAGCGCAGGTTCCTGGGCGCCGCCACCCCAAATAAATCACGAAAGATG GGTAATGCGACCTCCAGCATTTCTAGTGGCACCTCTAACAGCACAATGCGCTCTGTCTATGGCGGGACTGTCTGCCGCTCGCCGGCGCCGCGCCCTCCCCTCTCAGCAAACAAG AGCCTGGCAGTGCGGACTCCGGGGGGCTGTAAACCCCCCCACCCGAGACTGCAGGGATGCAACAAAGAGAATGAGGCACAGCTGAAGGGCAGCAGCCCTCTGAGGGGTGCGTTGCTGACTCCTGCTAGTCCACAGCGTAACTTCAGCATAGCCTCTGTTGCCAGCACATACTCAGAGTTTGTG agGGACTTGGTCAGCACTGAATCTGTTCAATCAAG CGAGACCTGTCCAAGACCTCCGACGCCAAGATCCAGCACGGCATCCTga